The Apodemus sylvaticus chromosome 5, mApoSyl1.1, whole genome shotgun sequence genome has a segment encoding these proteins:
- the Card9 gene encoding caspase recruitment domain-containing protein 9 isoform X3 — MSDYENDDECWSALESFRVKLISVIDPSRITPYLRQCKVLNPDDEEQVLSDPNLVIRKRKVGVLLDILQRTGHKGYVAFLESLELYYPQLYRKVTGKEPARVFSMIIDASGESGLTQLLMTEVMKLQKKVQDLTALLSSKDDFIRELRVKDSLLRKHQERVQRLKEESERSSAELKRCKDDNYDLAMRLAQLSEEKGAALMRNRDLQLEVDQLRHSLMKAEDDCKVERKHTLKLRHAMEQRPSQELLWELQQEKDLLRARVQELEVSVQEGKLDRNSPYIQVLEGDWRQALREHQEQASTIFSLRKDLRQAETLRTRCMEEKEMFELQCLALRKDAKMYKDRIEAVLQQMEEVSIERDQAMASREELHVQCAQSFQDKDKLRKQVRELGEKADDLQLQLFQTEGRLLAAEGRLKQQQLDMLILVLGAPTAH; from the exons ATGTCAGACTATGAGAACGACGACGAGTGCTGGAGTGCCCTGGAGAGCTTCCGGGTGAAGCTCATCTCTGTCATCGACCCCTCACGGATCACACCCTATCTGCGCCAGTGCAAAGTCCTGAACCCTGATGACGAGGAGCAGGTGCTCAGTGACCCCAACCTGGTCATCCGCAAGCGGAAAGTGG GTGTGCTCCTGGACATACTGCAGCGGACAGGCCACAAGGGCTACGTGGCCTTCCTTGAGAGCCTGGAACTCTACTACCCGCAGCTATACAGGAAAGTTACTGGCAAGGAGCCAGCGCGCGTCTTCTCCATGATCATAG ATGCATCAGGGGAGTCGGGCTTGACGCAGCTGCTGATGACAGAGGTCATGAAGCTGCAGAAGAAGGTTCAGGACCTGACGGCCCTTCTGAGCTCCAAGGACGACTTCATCAGGGAGTTGAGGGTGAAGGACAGCCTACTGCGCAAGCACCAGGAGCGGGTGCAGCGGCTCAAGGAGGAGAGTGAGCGCAGCAGCGCGGAGCTGAAGCGCTGCAAGGATGACAACTACGACCTGGCCATGCGCCTGGCACAGCTGAGTGAAGAGAAGGGCGCAGCACTCATGCGGAACCGTGACCTGCAGCTCGAG GTGGACCAGCTCAGGCACAGCCTCATGAAGGCCGAGGATGACTGCAAGGTGGAGCGCAAACACACACTGAAGCTCAGGCACGCCATGGAGCAGCGGCCTAGCCAGGAACTGCTGTGGGAACTGCAGCAGGAAAAGGACTTGCTGCGGGCTCGGGTGCAGGAGCTGGAGGTCTCTGTGCAG GAGGGTAAGCTAGACAGGAATAGCCCATACATCCAAGTGCTGGAGGGCGACTGGCGTCAGGCACTGCGGGAACACCAGGAGCAGGCCAGCACCATCTTCTCCCTACGCAAGGACCTCCGCCAGGCTGAGACCCTCCGGACCCGG TGCATGGAGGAAAAGGAGATGTTTGAGCTGCAGTGCCTGGCCTTGCGCAAGGATGCCAAGATGTACAAGGACCGCATCGAGGCTGTCCTGCAGCAGATGGAGGAGGTCTCCATTGAGCGGGACCAG GCCATGGCCTCGAGGGAAGAGCTGCATGTGCAGTGTGCCCAAAGCTTTCAGGACAAAGACAAGCTGCGAAAGCAGGTTCGAGAACTGGGCGAGAAGGCAGACGACCTGCAGCTGCAGCTGTTCCAGACTGAGGGCCGCTTGCTGGCCGCCGAGGGCAGACTCAAGCAGCAGCAACTGGACATGCTCATCCTG